ataaaattaaaaaaataaaataaatgctttaaaaataaaaaaattaaaactaaaaattaaataaaaataaaaaagctttaaaaatagaaaaaccaaaaataaaaattaaataaaaaataaaaaataaaataaatgctttaaaaataaaaaaatcaaaactaaaaattaaataaaaaataaaataaaaaaatgcttaaaaaatagaaaaagcaaaaaataaaaatgaaataaaaaataaaaataaaataaattgtttaaaaataaaaaaattaaaactaaaaatgaaagaaaaataaaataaaaaaacaaatgctttaaaaataaaaattaaataaaaataaaattaaaaaataaaataaaaagctttaaaaatagaaaaatcaaaaataaaaattaaataaaaaataaaataaatgctttaaaaataggtaaagcaaaaataaaaatgaaataaaaaataaaattaaaattataaaataaatggtttataaatagaaaaatgaaaactaaaaattaaataaaaaataaaataaaaaaataaaataaaaagatttaaaaatagataaatcaaaaataaaaatgaaataaaaagtaaaaaataaaataaatgctttaaaaataaaaaaatcaaaactaaaaatttacataaaagtaaaaacaaaaaataaaataaattctttaaaaatagaaaaattaaaactaaaaattaaataaaaaagaaaatttaaaaaatgaaataaatgctttacggcaccttttacgacactCTCGCTTTACgacagttttgcgacagtcgcgctttacggcaccttttacgacagtcgcgctttacggcacctttgcgacagtcgcgctttacgacaccttttgcgacagtcgcgctttacgacacctttcacgacagtcgcgctttacggcacctttcacgacagtcgcgctttacggcaccttttacgacagtcgcgctttacggcagttttgcgacagtcgtgctttacggcaccttttgcgacagtcgcgctttacggcaccttttacgacagtcgcgctttacggcaccttttgcgacagtcgcgctttacggcagtctttgcgacagtcgcgctttacggcaccttttacgacagtcgcgctttacggcagttttgcgacagtcgcgctttacggcagttttgcgacagtcgtgctttacggcaccttttacgacagtcgcgctttacggcagttttgcgacagtcgcgctttacggcaccttttacgacagtcgcgctttacggcaccttttacgacagtcgcgctttacggcagttttgcgacagtcgcgctttacggcagttttgcgacagtcgcgctttacggcaccttttacgacagtcgcgctttacggcagttttgcgacagtcgtgctttacggcaccttttacgacagtcgcgctttacggcaccttttacgacagtcgcgctttacggcagttttgcgacagtcgcgctttacggcaccttttacgacagtcgcgctttacggcagttttgcgacagtcgtgctttacggcaccttttgcgacagtcgcgctttacggcagtctttgcgacagtcgcgcttttacgacagttttgcgacagtcgcgctttacagCACTACCTTTTGTGCAACTTTTATGGTACTTTACAtcattttcagtttttattttgtttttcatttatttttaattaattttattttttttaatttttttaaaattttatttatatttttatttttttatttttaaagcttttaattttttaatttttacttttattttatttatatttttgacttttctatttttaattatttttatattattttttaattttatttttattttatttatattttaatttttctatttttaaagctttttatttcattttttaattttattttttattttatttttatttttaatttttctattttcaaagttttttctttttttttcattttttgtgtaatttatatttttaaattgtctatttttaaagctttttattttttaattttattttttattttgtttttatttttaatttttctatttttaaagcttttaatttttttttgttttattttttaattttatttttttaatttttctatttttaaagcttttttttttatattttaattttatttttattttttatttttctatttttaaagcttttcagtttatttttttatttttatttttaatttcatttatatttttcatttttctattttcaaagctttttattttattttttacttttattatttatttgatttttatttttatttttctatttttaaagttttttattttatgtttaattttatttttttatttatatttttaatttttctatttttaaagctttttatttttttattttttatttgatttttatttttcatttttctatttttaaagctcatttttttattttatttttttattgatttattttttaatttttgtatttttaaagctttttcttttattttttcattttatttttaattttatttatatttttaatttttctatttttaaagctttttcttttttttttaattttctttttaattttatttatatatttagattttctttttttaaagctttttcttttatttttttattttatttatattttcaatttttctattttcaaagcttttttaaattttttaattttattttttctttaatttatatttttaatttttctatttttaaagctttttgttttattttttaattgttttaaatttcatttatatttttaatttttctatttttaaagctttttgttttattttttaattttattttttatttgaattttatttttaattttttatttttaaagctttttttaatttttttatttaatttttgggttttaatttttctatttttaaagctttttatttaatttaattttgtgcTGCCCAGACCCACTCAAGCCAGTGATtctggtggtgtttgagggtccccaggacgagggaagagatgagaatcttgactccacctttcagaaggctgaaatattattctatgatctctattatattaaaagaaaattagatattattttatgatctctattatattaaaagaaaattagatattagaactatactaaaagggcaaggagacatcagaaagctggaaaggaatgaataataaaaacctgggactgctcacagccctgacacagctgaaCCATGACTGGTCATCAGGTAGAAACaatgcacaggagaccaatccaagatgcccctgttgctaaaccatctccagcccacactccacagccagcagattgttattggttccatttctgttctgaggcttctcaggagaaaaatcccagagaaaTGATTTTCATCAAACAtgtcagtgccaggtgatggcacaggcagcatcggcTGGCTGATgtcactgtgtcatccctgccagcccagatgtcacagcaaggaggagagagttcatcctgtgctcagcctgtgctcacacagccctgccaagggactggctgccaaaacagagccgtGTTATGCATGCCAGTGTCTGCATGGCAGAGAGAGGACATGAAAAGCCACTGAGGaagctgccacctcctccctgagctctgccctgcgGGCCAGGTCATGGGCAGCCACTTTGGGAAGGCTGCATTTGCTGcccatcagctgctctgtgtctcACAGGAATTGAAATAGCCCAGGTTTGGGTCGGTGCTGAGCAGAAGGCAgtgaggagaaagggagaaggctgtgctgcagggcaggtggatccaggcagagccaatTTGGGGAACAGCCTTGTCtaacagcatttcattttccagttCTACTACATTGCATTATATTTTGCACTTCTGCTAGAACTGCATGTCAACAGATTTCAAATATCCTCCTCAGTCCCAACAGCCTGCTTGAAAGTGCTGTGTCTTTATCAGACCATTGATGGTCCTTCTGAAATGTGAGTCTCACTGGCTGCATCCAAACCTTGTGCTTGAAGAGCATTCCTAATTAAAGCAGATTGGGCCTTTGGGGAAGAAGGGGCTGCAAAGCATTTCCTAAAGCATTTTCTACTCCAATTTCATTGTGAGGAAATACACCTGAAGGATGATGCAGGGATTAGGATTGAGACAAAGATGAGTTTGGTGGGCCAATTTTACTTTGAGAGCTTGAGAAGCACAGGAAGCCCAAGTGATGATCCCAGAGGGTTGAACACAGAGGTTTCACCCTCCCAGATATACAAGGGCCTTAACCTTAAAACCACTGCTCTCAGCAAGGAGCTGTCTCAACGCTGCATTAatgttttctcctctttgtgCATGTGTAGAATTGAAATCCCTCTTGGGGAGGAAGCTTATTCCAAGTAAATTCCTAAAtaatcagctgaaaaaaaaccctgaaatgttCTTTCACTTGATTTGCTACTCCCTGCCAAATGCATGTGCATGCCAGGTCTTGAGCATGGTACTGGAGCTGAGCCTTGAAGGAGGAATTGTCCACACAAGgcttttccttcagttttggGATCCAGTGCTGATTGCAACCAGGTCTGGTGAGAGAAGTGATCATAAATACACCACGTTTCTGAAAAAGCCCTAAAGGAATCCTAAACATTCCCAGAGAATTCCTAAAAatctcctggaaaaaaaaaaccaaacaaacaaaaaaaaaccaaacacacaaaaaaaatcctttaaaatccctgaaaaaaactaaaaaaaccctaaaaaactgTTCAACCCCTACCTGTAACTCATCCTGACCCTAAAAATAGCCTCAGAATACCCTTAAAATACACTAAAAATACCctagctattaaaaaaaacctgaatatcctgaaaaatccccaaagaacctTTAAAAAGTTCCTAAAAATACCCTGAATAGTCTTAAAGGAGCTCTAAAAGTACCccaaaaatccttaaaatgccCTGATAAGATCCtagaaaaacctaaaaattccccccaaaaccctaaaaatacTCTACTGGATCTGGGCTGGAATCCAGAATGGGGAATAACCGGGACTGGATTAGAGGCAGGATACGGAATGgagcaaaatcccaaaacccagACTGGATCGGGGTCAGGAAATGGAAGAGAGGAACACCTGGACAGGATTTGGATGTGATAGGAATGGAAGAAAACCCAGACCGGATcagggcagagagctggaaaaCCTGCACTGGATCATGGCtggaaaatggatttttggaGAAAACCTGGACTGGATTAGAGCCGATAGATGGAATGGGTGAAAACCTGGATTGGATTGGGGTGGGATATAGTTGGGAGGAAAACCCGGACTGGATAATAGCCAGTATACAGAATGGGAGGAAACCTGGACTGGATCCAGCCAGGACATGGAATGGGGGAAATCCTGGactggatcaggaatgggaaATGGAATGAAAGGAAACACACTTGCCAACTTTTATCCCATTTAACACCCTGTACCGTCACCAGGGACATTGGGCTGCACAGGAGCTGTCAAGGACAGGGATCCAACCCACAGAGGGAAaaactttctctctttctcagaaaatgtttttcaatCTCCCTGATTATGTCCCTTAGCAGGGGGTATAGCTCAGTGGTAGAGCATTTGACTGCAGATCAAGAGGTCCCTGGTTCAACTCCAGGTGCcccctcttcttttttcttccttccaccTGCCTTTTGCCAAAAATTTGCCACAGGAAAAATCCATGGAGAGCTCTGAGCTTGTGCTGTGCACTCCAAGTTGGTTCTGAGCTCCAGCATGTAAGGAAGGAGGCCCCGAGTGTTGGGAAAGTGCAGGGGTTTTTCTTTGTCTGAGTGACCACTCACTGTCTGTGTGAGCTTTGCCTGTCCTTAATTCTCTGTAGACATCAGATCTACcagaatttctcatttttaacaCCATTTATCACATTTAACTCCATGTACAGCCTTTGTTAGGTACATTAAGGTGCACAGGGGGGTGTCAAGGAAAGAAATCCAATTCATGGACaacaaaagatttttctttcccaagaaATGTTTTTCAGTCTCCCAGGTGCAGAGGTTGTCTCAGGGGGTATAGCTCAGTGGTAGAGCATTTGACTGCAGATCAAGAGGTCCCTGGTTCAACTCCAGGTGCCCCCTcctcttttgctgcttttctctgggGATTTTGGCAGTGTGGTCACTGGAATGGCAGCTCAGCATCTTCTCCTGCTCAttcttttccctgctgcaggcagagatgAAAGCTGGGGGAAAATATCAGGGACTCCAAGGTTCAGAGCACTCAGGGGACAGACTGGAACTGGAAATAAACCACTCAGGACTCCACTTTCTTCATGATGGAAAATGCCCATTCTTTATTCACGTAACTAATAAAGTTatgtttttataaattttgtacatttttatacaattttatacatttaatactgtttttatacagttttacaGACCTCATGTGTGACTCTAATTGATCAGCAGCTCTCTTGCCAATTATTGGTTAGTATCAAATGATTATTCTGTATTGATTGGTCACTTAAACCCCCAGTGGGTACAGGCAGGAAAAGCTGTTTGTGagacataattttcttttttctaacagtgtaaaaacagtttatgcaggtgtaggtttttttttcacccagGAATAGATTGTTATGGTAACCAACTGCTCACAGAGGATTGCTTTGACATGGGAACCTGCAAGGTGCAGGCTTTCTTTAGAAGAAATTACAACATAACAGAGCAGACCTGATTTTATGAGGcgtttttcttttaatttttccacttttttccaCTTCTTATAATTTTTGCACttataattttcattatttcttatttttttttcccaggaagtGAAGGGAAAGAGCTAGGGAGGAACTGGACCAAGGACCCATGCTGGAGTGCAGTGActccatggctgctgctgccccacaggtTCTGCAGCAAGAACCAAATCCTCAGGCACAGGAAACTCAGGGATGTGGGAAAAAACATCCTTGAAATGTTTTATATGGGTAGGTAAAGAACAGGGGGTATAGCTCAGTGGTAGAGCATTTGACTGCAGATCAAGAGGTCCCTGGTTCAACTCCAGGTGCcccctcttcttttttcttccttccaccTGCCTTTTGCCAAAAATTTGCCACAGGAAAAATCCATGGAGAGCTCTGAGCTTGTGCTGTGCACTCCAAGTTGGTTCTGAGCTCCAGCATGTAAGGAAGGAGGCCCCGAGTGTTGGGAAAGTGCAGGGGTTTTTCTTTGTCTGAGTGACCACTCACTGTCTGTGTGAGCTTTGCCTGTCCTTAATTCTCTGTAGACATCAGATCTACcagaatttctcatttttaacaCCATTTATCACATTTAACTCCATGTACAGCCTTTGTTAGGTACATTAAGGTGCACAGGGGGGTGTCAAGGAAAGAAATCCAATTCATGGACaacaaaagatttttctttcccaagaaATGTTTTTCAGTCTCCCAGGTGCAGAGGTTGTCTCAGGGGGTATAGCTCAGTGGTAGAGCATTTGACTGCAGATCAAGAGGTCCCTGGTTCAACTCCAGGTGCCCCCTcctcttttgctgcttttctctgggGATTTTGGCAGTGTGGTCACTGGAATGGCAGCTCAGCATCTTCTCCTGCTCAttcttttccctgctgcaggcagagatgAAAGCTGGGGGAAAATATCAGGGACTCCAAGGTTCAGAGCACTCAGGGGACAGACTGGAACTGGAAATAAACCACTCAGGACTCCACTTTCTTCATGATGGAAAATGCCCATTCTTTATTCACGTAACTAATAAAGTTatgtttttataaattttgtacatttttatacaattttatacatttaatactgtttttatacagttttacaGACCTCATGTGTGACTCTAATTGATCAGCAGCTCTCTTGCCAATTATTGGTTAGTATCAAATGATTATTCTGTATTGATTGGTCACTTAAACCCCCAGTGGGTACAGGCAGGAAAAGCTGTTTGTGagacataattttcttttttctaacagtgtaaaaacagtttatgcaggtgtaggtttttttttcacccagGAATAGATTGTTATGGTAACCAACTGCTCACAGAGGATTGCTTTGACATGGGAACCTGCAAGGTGCAGGCTTTCTTTAGAAGAAATTACAACATAACAGAGCAGACCTGATTTTATGAGGcgtttttcttttaatttttccacttttttccaCTTCTTATAATTTTTGCACttataattttcattatttcttatttttttttcccaggaagtGAAGGGAAAGAGCTAGGGAGGAACTGGACCAAGGACCCATGCTGGAGTGCAGTGActccatggctgctgctgccccacaggtTCTGCAGCAAGAACCAAATCCTCAGGCACAGGAAACTCAGGGATGTGGGAAAAAACATCCTTGAAATGTTTTATATGGGTAGGTAAAGAACAGGGGGTATAGCTCAGTGGTAGAGCATTTGACTGCAGATCAAGAGGTCCCTGGTTCAACTCCAGGTGCcccctcttcttttttcttccttccaccTGCCTTTTGCCAAAAATTTGCCACAGGAAAAATCCATGGAGAGCTCTGAGTGTGTGGGGTGTTGGTTCTGAGCTCCAGCATCCAAGGAACAGAGGCTCAGCTGGGAAAGTTGTGGGGTTCTGCTCTAACCActcactgtctgtgtgtgctcttCTCTGTCCTTAATCCTCTGTAATCACCAACAGAATTTCTCTTTTATcttatttattaaattattttattttatttcttaattatttaattaatttattaaattgtaagtaaaatttcatttttactaTCATTTATCACGTTTAACTCCATGTAGCTTTACCAGGCACTCCCTGGAGCTGTCAAGGAAAGAAATCCAATTCATGGACaacaaaagatttttctttcccaagaaatgttttttagtctcccaggcacagctggtTTCCCAGGGGGTATAGCTCAGTGGTAGAGCATTTGACTGCAGATCAAGAGGTCCCTGGTTCAACTCCAGGTGCCCCCTCCTCTTTCTTACCTCCCTTTTGCCCAAACCTTTGCCAGAAAACACATGGAGAGCTCTAGCAGGAGCTGTGACCTGGCTCTGTGCACTCGGAATTGGTTCCGAGCTCCAGAATGCAATGCCAGAGTGTTGGGGGATGTGCAGGGACGTTCTGCCCTGTGTGAGGACCACTCCCTGCCTGTGTGagcttttctgtgtttgaaattCACTGCAGGCATCAGATTGGCCTGAATGTCTCATTTTTACCACCATTTATTACATTCAACTCCCTGTAGCTTTACCAGGCGCCCCctgagctgcacagggagctgtCAAGGAAAGAAACCTAATCCCTGGAGagcaaaagatttttctttcccaagaaATGTTTTTCAGTCTCCCAGGTGCAGAGGTTGTCTCAGGGGGTATAGCTCAGTGGTAGAGCATTTGACTGCAGATCAAGAGGTCCCTGGTTCAACTCCAGGTGCCCCCTCCTCTTTTGTTGCTTTTCCACCCATTTTCCTCCACAAATTCCTCATTCACATACCACCGACAGCTTTTCTTACCCCTCTGAAGTGCTGGAAATCACTTGGCGGGGTTTTGCCAAACGTGAACTTCCATTTTTTCCACTCTGTTCTCCTGAGTTCTGCAGGAAACACACAAACTCAACAGCTGCATCTCCCGTTTTTCCTGTAGGAGTAATTACCCTTAATTTACACAGCGAATGATGTGCATAACGCGTTACTAGCAGTCACAGCCGCGCTGAGCTGTTTCCTCCAGGCTCTGAACTCCAGGCCAGGCCGGTTGGGTGGCTACGGTGCCACAGCTCACCGTGTAGGCAGCCTCGGGGCTCGAGCCTCTgacccacagccccacaggcggcggcgctgcccctGAGCCACGCCCCGGCCGCGGGAACGGGGGCGTGGCGGGGGGAGCGCCGCGAGGATGGCGCAGGGACAGCGCTCTGGGCCAGTAACCTTGGGGTTACCGGTTCAAACCTCGCCTGGCACCAGAAGGGTAAATGGCGATTCTGTCGCAGAAGACCACAAACTCCAAACTGGGAGATCACAGCTGTTATCCCGAGAGATTACTGCCGGTATCCTGGGGGATTATTTGCTCTATCTAGAGAGGTTCGCCAGCTCTGTCCCGGGAAATCGCCAGCTCTGACTCGCCCCGACACAGGAAATCCTTCCTTCCGCCCGACCACGGACTGGGAGATGCCAGGTTCTGACCCAGCCGGGCACCACCGGAGTTGACGGCACAGGCCGGGCTCTGCCCCGGGGCACGCTGTGCGTCATTGGACTCGGGGCCGGAACGCGTCGGCCCTGAAGATCCGAGCCAGACGCACTGCCCACCCGCTCCGCGCGTCGCTGTGACGGGCAGAGCCGGACAGTCTCGTCCCGTGGCTTTGAGTGCTTTTGAAATTACTCACTTCATCATTTCCAGGCGTTTCTTTGGTATTGCTGTAACCAGCCTCATTTGAAACAGGCTCGGATCTTGTCTGAATTCCCTGGCAGCGTCCAAGGCCAGGTGGACGGgacaacctgggacagtggcaggTCTACCGTCCCTAACTATGGCAGGGGTGGAAATGGAGagctttggggtcccttcccacccaaaccattcggGATTCCATGAACGGAATGAAAACACCCCCCAGGCTCGGCACCGAGGGGCATCTCCACcgcttttctcttcctcctcctccacccgtGACGCACAGTGGAGGAAGAGGCGCAGAAACCCGAGCGGCGGCGCGCGGCGGTGACGCATTTCCTGTCCCGGTAGCGGCGGGGGACGCGTTCGGCCGGCGGGCGCGATGGGGGGGGGAGACCTGGTGAGGGGAACCGGGGGAGGGCTGAGGGCAATCAGGGAACCGGGGATGATCGGACGGAACCCGGGGGGGCAGAAGGGAAAAATGAGAGGAGACGAGGGGGGGGCTGAGAGGGGCCGGGGGAGGTGAGGGGGAATGAGGGAACCGGGGGGGTTCACAGGGGCCGGGGGAGCGTGAAGGGGGTCGAAGGGCTGACAGGGGGTGGGCGGTGAGAGGGCACTGAGGAGTCTGAGGGGGGCCGAGGGGGCTCAGAGGGTTCGGGTGGCCTGAGGGGAACTGAGGTGGGGAGGAGGGGTGAGAGCGGGCGGGCGGGCCTGAAGGGGGTTGGGGCGGTGACGGGAGGGAGAGGGCCTGGGAGggctgagaggagctggggaggggagaggggttTGGAGGGGAGCGTGGGGCTTCTGAGGGGGGGAGACTGAGAGGGGTCAGTGAGTGCTGAAGGGGCCGGGGCTGTGGCAGGGGTCAGAGTGGGTGGTTCGGAGGGGGGCtaaggaggggctgcagggccggGATGTGCGGCTGCCCCGGGACTGAGGCCGCTCCCGGGGCCAGTGGGAGCCGCGGGTCCGTTCTCCGGGCCCAGCTGCCGGCATTGCTGGGCTGCCCTGGTCCCTCAGTGCTGGTCCTGGTACCAATCCCGGTGCCAATCCCCTCTCCTCAGAACCTGAAGAAGAGCTGGCACCCGCAGACGCTGCGCAATGTGGAGAAGGTGTGGAAGGCGGAGCAGAAGCATGAGGCCGAGAGGAGGAAGATCGAGGAGCTGCAGCGGGAGCTACAGGAGGAGCGGGCGCGGGAGGAGATGCAGCGCTACGCCGAGGACATGGGCACCGTGCGGTGAGGGCGCAGGgacatgggcacagggacaggggcactgTGCAGTGAGGGCATGGGGACAGAGGCACTGTGTAGTGAGAGCATGGGGACACAGGCAGAGGGACATGGGCACCATGTgtcacagcacagggacacggggacatggcCACCATGTGGTGAGGGCACGGCAACACGGGCACCgtgcagtgagcagggacacggggacattggcacagggacatgggcatggggacacgggcactgtgtgtgacagcacagggagggacacGGGCACCGTGCAGTGAGCCAGGGGACAGCATAGGGACTGCATGGGGACAGTacagggacagcatggggagAGCACGAGGACAACGGAGAggttggggtggaagggacaaCAAAGCCCCTCCAGTgcctcccctgccatggcagggacataTCCCAGTGTTCcagtgctccaagccccagtgtccaacctggccttgggcactgccaggaatccaggggcagccacagctgctctggggtttctgttccatcccctcccctccttgccagggaggaattccttcccaaaatgtcatcccaccctgccctctgtcaatTCAAATCCATTCCCCTGGTCCCAAATCCTTCTCCAGTTCTCCTGGAGCCCCAGTCAGGCactgaacaaccccaaaactttcccaggctgaacaatcccatcCCTCTGATCCCATCCTTGGGGCCATGTCCCACAGTCCAACCCCAAACCATCCCTGCTCACCTTCCAGCCAAgccctggaggcagcaggaggaatAAAGGGTTTTTTGGCACAGGAAGCGTGAGGAGAAGCTGGAGTGGATGTACCAGGGCCCCGGGGGGATGGTGAACAGGGACGAGTACCTGCTGGGGCGCCCCGTGGACAAGTTCATCCTGGACAAGGTTGGGGACAAGGACAGcgctggggacacggggctgcTGCCCGGCTCCATCTTCGCCAGGGCCGGGGCCAGCTCCGTGCTGGACATGGCCACCAAGATCCGTGAGGACCCGCTCTTCATGATCAGGTGTGCAGAGACAAGGGCACTCAAAAACTACAAATTAGCCTGTATCAAAAGCACTTAAATTGATTATAAGTATTATATTAtcctgtatatatatatatgtcctataaatatatatactatCCTGTATCAAAAACAGTTTAACTGATTAGAAATATCATCTCTTGTATATATATATCCtttagtatatatatatatgctataAATGTTCTAATATATGTATCTCCTATATATCCTATAAATAGATATATTATCCTATATCAAAAGCAGTTCAATTGATTATAAGTATATTATCctataaatatatattccaTATATCAAAAGCAGTTTGATTGATTATAAGAAAAGGGGGAACTTCTCTTCAATTTTGCTAAATACACAGCATTTCTCTTTGTTCCtgctttctctgtttttagagCTTGCACTTGCTGGATCCTTTTTGTGCAAATATGATTGAaaaaactgattttctttttcctgctttaggaagagggaggaggaaaagaaaagagaagtttTAAACAATCCggtgaaaatgaagaaaatcaaAGCCTTGGTAGGTGTGAGGCAGGGGAGGTgcaaaaattagaatttttatTGTCCAGGACAAGGAGCCGAGCTCTGTTTGCTCCTTACACTGCTCAATTCTGAGAGAAAATCTCGTTTAACAAGATTTATATGcttataaatttaaatttacatATCCATACATTTAGATTTATGTATCCGTACATTGCAATTTATAAATGGCTATAAAGATGAGTTTCCCCTTTTCTTATAatcaaaaattcccatttataAATCTCATTGAATGAGATTTTCTGGCTTGAAATTTATAAATGGCCGTAAATTTTTGTAAGTATCTCTACATTTTCATAAAGGTATTTCTCTTGTGAACACTGCAAAGACAT
The sequence above is a segment of the Agelaius phoeniceus isolate bAgePho1 chromosome 26, bAgePho1.hap1, whole genome shotgun sequence genome. Coding sequences within it:
- the CWC25 gene encoding pre-mRNA-splicing factor CWC25 homolog isoform X5, yielding MNGMKTPPRLGTEGHLHRFSLPPPPPVTHSGGRGAETRAAARGGDAFPVPNLKKSWHPQTLRNVEKVWKAEQKHEAERRKIEELQRELQEERAREEMQRYAEDMGTVRKREEKLEWMYQGPGGMVNRDEYLLGRPVDKFILDKVGDKDSAGDTGLLPGSIFARAGASSVLDMATKIREDPLFMISCRTVWIKRRGRGRRRRRKSTRSTGGAAPAAPAPALRRRGPELSLRRGWIIPSGRLLLPKSRDMAYRKISPEELERKRQEMMENAKWREEERANNLRKHRKEEELEKELEKLDSRDGKFFHRLKLESASTSSLEDRVKRNIHSLQRTPAALEKNFMQR
- the CWC25 gene encoding pre-mRNA-splicing factor CWC25 homolog isoform X3, with product MNGMKTPPRLGTEGHLHRFSLPPPPPVTHSGGRGAETRAAARGGDAFPVPNLKKSWHPQTLRNVEKVWKAEQKHEAERRKIEELQRELQEERAREEMQRYAEDMGTVRKREEKLEWMYQGPGGMVNRDEYLLGRPVDKFILDKVGDKDSAGDTGLLPGSIFARAGASSVLDMATKIREDPLFMIRKREEEKKREVLNNPVKMKKIKALLQNSLDKKERKRKKEKKKKHKKHRRRSSSSSSSSSEEERPRIKSQKRVDNSVWKAAPSKIPGYGLQKDLSRGAGAKTSGNDGKCQVEGRGESQQPQEAPQGGGAGEGAGETRLQGWEILPPFEAGECLHLQPGGSGQAQHPLPAEDSCCPGKELYAEVKPVLALPWAGAQWMIVPRGESSPGTIPAPSEDPGAEPLEPSAFGAFVFHF